One window from the genome of Cucumis melo cultivar AY chromosome 12, USDA_Cmelo_AY_1.0, whole genome shotgun sequence encodes:
- the LOC127144461 gene encoding uncharacterized protein LOC127144461 codes for MPPRTGRRRRQNQDGMQGPTQGPSVGESSTLGVRGGAGNEQFARTTQEIGRPDRAEPIDPEKAYGIERLKKLGATVFEGSTDPADAENWLNMLGKCFDVMNCPEERKVRLATFLLQKEAEGWWKSILVRRSDARALDWQTFRGIFEDKYYPSTYCEAKRDEFLGLKQGSLSVAEYERKYTELSRYADVIVASESDRCRRFERGLRFEIRTPVTAIAKWTNFSQLVETALRVEQSITEEKSVVELSRGTSTASGFRGREQRRFTPGINISSRQDFKNRSGGQASRNVSHGSVFQRQSQRIPSQPIRSTVRSQPGQESIASTVRRTPCTSCGRNHRGQCLVGAGVCYQCRQP; via the coding sequence atgccaccacgtactggtagacgacgccggcagaatcaggacgggatgcaaggtcctacccaaggtccatctgtaggggaatctagtaccctaggagttcgaggtggggcaggaaatgagcagtttgcgagaactacacaggaaataggaaggccagatagagcagagcctattgatccagaaaaggcatacggaattgaacggctgaagaagttaggggctacagtgtttgaaggttccacagatccagctgatgcagagaactggttgaatatgcttggaaagtgttttgatgtgatgaattgtcctgaggagcgaaaggttagattggccacatttttgttgcaaaaagaggctgaaggatggtggaaatctatattagtaagacgcagtgatgcacgtgctttagactggcagacttttagaggcatattcgaagataagtattatcccagcacatactgcgaagccaagagggatgaatttctggggttgaaacaaggatcactttcagtggctgagtatgagaggaagtataccgagctttcacggtatgctgacgttattgtagcttctgagagtgacaggtgccgaaggtttgaaagagggttgcgttttgaaatacgtaccccagttacagccattgctaagtggacgaatttctctcagttagtggagactgcccttcgtgtggagcagagtataacagaagagaaatcggtagtggagcttagtcgtgggacttcaacagctagtggatttagaggccgtgagcagcggaggttcacgcctgggataaatatttcaagccgtcaagattttaagaatcgctctggaggccaagcatcgaggaacgtgagtcatggtagtgtttttcagagacagagccagagaatacctagtcaacccattagatcaacagtaagatcgcaaccaggtcaggagtccattgctagtaccgtcaggcgaacaccatgcacgagttgtggcaggaaccatcggggtcagtgtttggtaggtgccggtgtatgttaccagtgcaGACAGCCatga